One Glycine max cultivar Williams 82 chromosome 6, Glycine_max_v4.0, whole genome shotgun sequence DNA segment encodes these proteins:
- the LOC100795178 gene encoding RNA-dependent RNA polymerase 6: MDLEGSEKDSVVTQISIGGFGSEVKASDLVNYLEDKIGLVYRCRLKTSWTPPESYPEFNIIDTANIRRTDNYKKVEPHAFVHFASPESVTAALNASGCCDLFLKNQPLKVSCGPENPYFLNQRRRTTTPFKMSDVLVEIGTLVSPGEFFVSWRGPDKGVKFLVDPFDGMCRFCFSRDTAFSFKGIEKKAVIKCDFQVGFLVRDINEIKRYNDTSYLVVLLHLASSPWVWYRTADDDIEESVPFDLLDDDDPWIRTTDFTPSGAIGRCNFYRISIPPRHGAKLMKAMLYLKGQRVQMQELALKQTLRTLNEPDFGVPMSDAFFYIHFQKDIAFDIMFLVNAIVHKGIFNQHRLSDRFFELLKNQPKELNVAALKHLCSYKRPVFDATKRLKIVQEWLLRNPKLYQISKQLDDIVEVRRLVITPSKAYCIPPEVELSNRVLRKFREVSDCFLRVTFMDEGMQTINVNALNYYVAPIVKEITSNSFSQRTKIYKRVKTILEQGFYFCGRKYSFLAFSSNQLRDRSAWFFAEDKIRCDDIRNWMGKFNQRNVAKCAARMGQCFSSTYATVEVAANEVNSMLPDVERNNYIFSDGIGVITHDLAREVAEKLKLDNVPSAYQIRYAGFKGVVASWPAKGDGVRLSLRPSMNKFQSTHNILEICAWTRFQPGFLNRQIITLLSALGVPDEVFWQMQEAMLLKLNQMLVDADIAFDVLTKSCAEHGNAAAIMLSCGFSPLTEPHLRGMLTSTRAAQLWGLREKSRIFVSSGRWLMGVLDESGVLEQGQCFVQVSTPSLENCFSKHGSRFSETKNLHVVKGFVIIAKNPCLHPGDVRVLEAVDAPDLHHLNDCLVFPQKGDRPHTNEASGSDLDGDLYFVTWDENLIPPSKRSWIPMEYAPQESKLKTRQVMTRDIIEFFVRNMVNEHLGAICNAHVVHADSSDYGALDEKCIHLAELAATAVDFPKTGKLVTMPPHLKPKLYPDFMGKERHQSYRSKKILGRLYRRIKDAYDEDIDAPYLNFVTGDIPYDKDLEVPGSADFIADAWEQKCSYDGQLSGLLGQYKVKREEEVVTGQIWSMPKYNSRKQGELKERLKHSYSALKKEFRHTFEKLNSDVGELSEEEKNLFYEQKASAWYQVTYHPEWVKKSLDLQDKSSENQEADSLGSTVMLSFPWIAVDYLARTKIRQRHQRCGNFDSTKPVDSLAKYLSERL; this comes from the exons ATGGACTTAGAAGGAAGTGAAAAGGATTCAGTGGTTACTCAGATTAGCATTGGCGGATTTGGCAGTGAGGTCAAAGCAAGTGATCTCGTGAATTACTTGGAGGATAAAATTGGACTTGTGTACAGGTGTAGGTTGAAGACTTCTTGGACCCCTCCAGAGTCATATCCAGAATTTAATATCATTGATACTGCAAATATTAGAAGAACGGATAACTATAAGAAGGTGGAGCCCCATGCCTTTGTGCATTTTGCATCTCCGGAATCTGTGACTGCAGCCCTGAATGCTTCAGGTTGTTGTGATCTATTTTTGAAGAATCAACCCTTAAAGGTCAGCTGTGGGCCTGAAAATCCATACTTCCTGAACCAAAGGAGGAGAACTACAACTCCTTTTAAGATGTCTGATGTACTTGTTGAAATTGGGACTTTGGTTAGCCCAGGGGAGTTTTTTGTTTCTTGGAGAGGACCTGATAAAGGTGTAAAATTTCTTGTGGATCCCTTTGATGGCATGTGCAGGTTTTGTTTCAGTAGGGATACTGCATTCTCATTCAAAGGGATAGAAAAAAAAGCAGTGATAAAGTGTGATTTTCAGGTGGGATTCCTGGTTAGAGACATTAATGAGATCAAGAGATATAATGATACATCATATCTCGTTGTTTTATTGCACCTAGCTTCTTCACCTTGGGTTTGGTACAGAACTGCCGATGATGACATTGAAGAATCAGTACCATTTGATTTGCTAGATGATGATGATCCTTGGATTAGAACCACTGATTTTACTCCCAGTGGGGCAATTGGTCGATGCAATTTTTATAGAATTTCAATCCCACCTCGCCATGGTGCAAAATTGATGAAGGCCATGCTTTATCTGAAAGGTCAAAGAGTGCAAATGCAAGAACTTGCACTTAAACAGACACTTAGGACACTGAATGAACCTGATTTTGGTGTGCCCATGTCAGATGCTTTCTTCTATATACATTTTCAGAAGGACATTGCTTTTGACATAATGTTTTTGGTCAATGCTATTGTACATAAAGGCATATTCAATCAGCACAGGTTGTCGGATAGGTTTTTTGAATTGCTGAAAAATCAACCTAAGGAGCTCAATGTGGCTGCCCTGAAGCATTTATGTTCTTACAAGCGCCCAGTATTTGATGCAACTAAGAGGCTAAAAATAGTCCAAGAATGGTTGCTCAGAAATCCTAAACTTTATCAGATCTCTAAACAGTTGGATGATATTGTTGAGGTTAGAAGATTGGTTATTACTCCATCAAAAGCCTATTGTATACCGCCTGAAGTTGAATTGTCCAACAGGGTTCTCAGAAAATTCAGAGAAGTTTCAGATTGTTTCTTGAGAGTCACCTTTATGGATGAAGGCATGCAAACAATTAATGTGAATGCTCTTAACTATTATGTTGCTCCTATAGTGAAGGAAATCACATCGAATTCTTTCTCTCAaaggacaaaaatatataaaagggtCAAGACTATCTTGGAACAGGGATTTTACTTTTGTGGCcgaaaatattcatttttagcCTTTTCATCCAATCAACTTAGAGATAGATCTGCTTGGTTTTTTGCTGAAGACAAAATAAGATGTGATGATATACGAAATTGGATGGGCAAGTTTAATCAGAGGAATGTTGCAAAATGTGCTGCTAGGATGGGACAATGCTTCTCGTCTACTTATGCAACAGTTGAAGTTGCTGCAAATGAAGTTAACTCCATGCTACCTGATGTTGAGAGGAACAATTACATTTTCTCTGATGGTATTGGTGTTATCACTCATGATCTTGCAAGGGAAGTTGCAGAAAAGTTGAAGTTGGACAATGTACCCTCTGCTTACCAGATCAGATATGCTGGTTTTAAAGGGGTTGTGGCCTCTTGGCCGGCCAAAGGGGATGGAGTCAGACTTTCTTTGAGGCCTAGTATGAACAAGTTTCAATCTACTCATAATATCTTGGAGATCTGTGCTTGGACCAGGTTTCAGCCTGGTTTTCTTAACCGGCAGATTATAACATTGCTTTCAGCACTGGGTGTGCCTGATGAAGTATTTTGGCAAATGCAGGAGGCAATGCTTTTGAAGTTAAATCAAATGCTTGTGGATGCAGATATTGCTTTCGATGTTCTTACCAAATCATGTGCTGAGCATGGGAATGCTGCAGCAATAATGTTAAGTTGTGGCTTCAGTCCCCTAACAGAACCTCATCTTAGAGGAATGCTAACTTCTACACGTGCTGCGCAGCTTTGGGGACTTAGAGAAAAGTCCAGGATTTTTGTATCGTCTGGGAGATGGTTGATGGGTGTCTTAGATGAGTCGGGCGTGCTTGAACAAGGGCAGTGCTTTGTTCAAGTGTCTACTCCTTCTCTTGAAAATTGTTTCTCAAAGCATGGTTCAAGATTTTCAGAGACAAAGAACCTGCATGTAGTTAAAGGTTTTGTGATTATAGCAAAAAATCCTTGCCTTCATCCAGGAGATGTAAGAGTTTTGGAGGCAGTTGATGCCCCCGATTTACATCATTTAAATGATTGTCTTGTTTTCCCTCAAAAGGGTGACAGACCCCATACAAATGAAGCTTCTGGAAGTGACCTTGACGGGGATTTATATTTtgtcacatgggatgaaaatctCATTCCACCAAGTAAGAGGAGCTGGATACCTATGGAGTATGCCCCTCAAGAAAGCAAACTTAAGACACGTCAAGTGATGACCCGA GACATCATAGAATTTTTTGTCAGAAACATGGTAAATGAACATTTGGGTGCAATCTGCAATGCACATGTGGTACATGCCGATTCCAGTGACTACGGTGCCTTGGATGAGAAATGCATACACTTGGCCGAGCTAGCAGCCACTGCTGTTGATTTTCCAAAGACCGGGAAGCTTGTCACTATGCCTCCTCATCTGAAACCAAAATTGTACCCTGATTTCATGGGGAAAGAGCGGCACCAGTCTTACAGGTCGAAGAAAATCCTGGGTAGACTTTACCGGCGTATCAAAGATGCTTATGATGAAGATATTGATGCTCCCTATTTGAACTTTGTGACTGGCGATATACCGTATGATAAAGATCTTGAAGTTCCAGGATCTGCTGATTTTATTGCTGATGCGTGGGAGCAAAAATGCTCATATGATGGCCAATTGAGTGGGCTACTTGGACAATACAAAGTGAAAAGAGAAGAGGAAGTTGTTACTGGACAGATTTGGTCTATGCCAAAATACAACAGTAGGAAGCAAGGGGAGCTTAAAGAGAGGCTGAAGCACTCTTACAGTGCCctgaaaaaagaatttaggcaCACTTTTGAGAAATTGAATTCAGATGTTGGAGAATTAAgcgaggaagaaaaaaatttgttctatGAGCAGAAAGCTTCGGCCTGGTATCAGGTGACATATCATCCTGAGTGGGTGAAAAAATCCCTTGATCTGCAAGATAAATCCTCAGAGAACCAAGAGGCTGATAGTTTGGGAAGTACGGTGATGTTGAGTTTTCCTTGGATTGCAGTTGATTACCTAGCTCGCACAAAGATAAGGCAACGACATCAGAGATGTGGAAATTTTGACTCAACTAAGCCAGTTGATTCTCTGGCAAAGTATCTATCTGAAAGGTTATAA